A portion of the Paenibacillus sp. PvR098 genome contains these proteins:
- the lysA gene encoding diaminopimelate decarboxylase, with protein sequence MYLHGTSKINDNGHLEIGGCDTVELAKKFGTPLYVMDEALIRQRCREFVEAFRESGLRFQVAYASKAFSIMAMCRIVEEEGMSLDVVSDGELYTALQAGFPAERIHFHGNNKTPFELEMAVDARIGCFVVDNFVELHMLSAIAEEKKQNVNILLRITPGVDAHTHEYISTGQTDSKFGFDLENGSALQAVKEATELSHVTLLGVHSHIGSQIFEVGGFRMAVDKVTDFALKVRQELDVTFSVINLGGGFGIRYVDGDTPLPVAEYIKAITDAVRSNFGRHEYPLPEIWTEPGRSIVGDAGTTLYTVGTYKDIPGVRKYVAVDGGMTDNPRPALYEALYEAMLANRAQAANEEMVSIAGKCCESGDMLIWDVNLPKVQTGDLLAVGCTGAYNYAMASNYNRIRRPAVVFVKDGKADVVVKRETFDYLLGNDVVPERMKQATKTR encoded by the coding sequence ATGTATCTACACGGCACAAGTAAAATTAATGATAACGGACACCTTGAAATCGGTGGCTGCGATACAGTAGAACTGGCAAAGAAATTCGGTACGCCGCTTTATGTCATGGATGAAGCGCTGATCCGGCAGCGCTGCCGCGAATTTGTGGAGGCTTTTCGCGAATCGGGGCTTCGGTTCCAGGTGGCTTACGCCAGCAAAGCGTTCAGCATAATGGCTATGTGCCGTATCGTGGAAGAGGAAGGCATGTCGCTGGACGTCGTATCCGACGGTGAGCTGTATACCGCGCTGCAGGCAGGGTTCCCCGCTGAACGGATTCATTTCCACGGTAACAATAAGACTCCATTTGAACTAGAAATGGCCGTGGATGCGAGGATCGGCTGCTTCGTGGTTGATAACTTCGTGGAGCTGCACATGCTGAGCGCGATTGCTGAAGAGAAAAAACAAAACGTCAACATTCTGCTGCGCATTACTCCGGGAGTCGATGCGCATACGCATGAGTATATATCAACCGGGCAAACGGATTCCAAGTTTGGCTTCGATTTGGAGAATGGCTCTGCACTGCAGGCCGTTAAGGAAGCGACGGAGCTGTCTCATGTGACACTGCTCGGCGTGCATTCCCATATCGGTTCACAAATCTTCGAAGTGGGCGGATTCCGGATGGCGGTAGACAAAGTAACGGACTTTGCCCTGAAAGTGCGTCAAGAACTTGATGTTACATTCAGCGTCATCAATCTGGGCGGGGGCTTCGGCATCCGTTATGTGGACGGCGATACGCCTTTGCCTGTAGCGGAATATATCAAAGCGATCACCGATGCGGTTCGCAGCAATTTCGGGCGTCACGAATATCCGCTTCCGGAAATTTGGACGGAGCCTGGCCGCAGTATCGTGGGCGATGCGGGAACGACTTTGTATACTGTTGGTACGTACAAGGATATCCCCGGCGTTCGCAAATATGTGGCCGTAGACGGCGGCATGACCGATAATCCGCGGCCTGCTCTGTACGAAGCGCTTTATGAAGCCATGCTCGCCAATCGCGCTCAAGCTGCGAATGAGGAAATGGTCTCGATTGCAGGCAAATGCTGTGAAAGCGGAGATATGTTGATCTGGGATGTAAACCTGCCTAAGGTGCAGACAGGGGATTTGCTTGCAGTCGGCTGCACCGGCGCATACAATTACGCGATGGCTAGCAACTATAACCGCATTCGTCGCCCGGCGGTAGTTTTCGTGAAGGACGGAAAAGCCGACGTTGTGGTGAAGCGTGAGACGTTCGACTATCTTCTCGGTAATGACGTTGTGCCTGAACGAATGAAGCAGGCAACGAAAACAAGATGA
- a CDS encoding spore germination protein, translating to MKSYKKAKLLKGRGAPTNEGEDKQIGKIETRLAIDRDGNIIESQGTETESTMVSKESQGQSGDESKGPSSFQKEWTLTAEEHELMKDTSISEDFKRLKRQLEEQVGLNKSFDVVFREMMFGGQNTGIFYYNGFAKDTVLTDILVRLSYADQTYRGGRHEAGNRDQDRDNLDVISLFDQALIPHIQVIKTNSLKEAIDNVAMGGTAFFFEGQKEAVLVDAKSFPVRSTEEPDLERVVRGSRDGFVETLLTNVTLVRRRIRDPRLKLEIMQAGKRTQTDICIGYIQDICDKNLVEAVRDKIKQVDVDGMPLAEKQLEEAIIGKGWNPYPMVRFSERPDVVSAHLLEGHLILFVDTSPSVMILPTTFFHHVQHAEEYRQTPFVGSYLRWVRFIGIAASLFLLPLWMLIVTSPELKPAGLEFIGPQEPGRIPLLGQFLIAELGLDLMRMAAVHTPTPLATAMGLVAAILIGDVAVKTGLFVNEVILYLAVAAVGTFATPSYELSLANRLARLGLLLAAAIFKVPGLIIGSTLLVLMLALQRSYNTPYLWPFIPFNAKAMADIMVRRPFMSMKTRLSITKPTDSTRQPQP from the coding sequence ATGAAGTCGTATAAAAAAGCGAAGCTCTTGAAAGGCCGAGGGGCTCCGACCAATGAAGGGGAAGACAAGCAGATCGGTAAAATAGAGACAAGGCTGGCGATTGACCGGGATGGAAACATTATCGAAAGCCAGGGGACAGAGACGGAGTCGACGATGGTGTCCAAGGAATCTCAAGGTCAATCCGGAGATGAATCTAAGGGGCCAAGCTCCTTTCAAAAAGAATGGACGCTAACCGCTGAAGAGCATGAGCTGATGAAGGATACGTCCATATCCGAAGATTTTAAGCGGCTGAAAAGGCAGCTGGAGGAACAAGTCGGATTGAATAAAAGCTTCGATGTGGTGTTCCGGGAAATGATGTTCGGCGGTCAAAATACAGGTATATTTTATTATAACGGCTTTGCCAAGGATACGGTATTGACAGATATTTTGGTCCGCTTATCCTATGCGGATCAAACGTATAGAGGGGGCCGTCATGAAGCTGGTAATAGGGATCAGGACAGAGATAATCTTGACGTAATTTCGTTATTCGATCAAGCCCTGATCCCACATATTCAAGTGATAAAGACCAACAGTCTAAAAGAAGCCATCGATAATGTGGCGATGGGAGGAACGGCCTTTTTCTTCGAGGGCCAAAAGGAAGCGGTGCTGGTTGATGCTAAAAGCTTCCCCGTCCGCTCCACGGAGGAGCCCGATTTGGAGCGGGTGGTGCGCGGATCGCGGGACGGATTTGTAGAAACGCTGCTGACCAACGTAACGTTGGTTCGCCGCAGAATCCGGGACCCCAGGTTGAAGCTGGAGATTATGCAGGCCGGCAAACGTACTCAGACGGATATTTGTATTGGATATATTCAGGATATTTGCGATAAAAATTTGGTGGAAGCGGTGCGCGACAAAATTAAACAGGTCGATGTGGACGGCATGCCGTTGGCGGAAAAGCAGCTGGAAGAGGCTATCATCGGTAAAGGCTGGAACCCCTACCCGATGGTTCGCTTCTCAGAACGCCCGGATGTTGTTTCAGCGCATTTACTGGAAGGACACCTGATCTTGTTTGTTGATACTTCTCCTTCGGTGATGATCCTGCCGACCACCTTTTTCCACCATGTTCAGCATGCGGAAGAGTACCGCCAAACTCCATTTGTCGGCTCTTACCTGCGGTGGGTTCGGTTTATTGGAATCGCGGCCTCGCTCTTTCTACTGCCGCTCTGGATGCTTATCGTCACCTCTCCTGAATTGAAGCCGGCGGGGCTGGAGTTTATTGGACCGCAGGAGCCGGGGAGAATTCCTCTGCTTGGCCAGTTTCTTATCGCCGAGCTCGGACTCGATTTGATGCGTATGGCAGCCGTCCATACCCCAACCCCGCTGGCTACTGCGATGGGCTTGGTTGCGGCGATTCTAATCGGGGACGTGGCGGTGAAGACCGGATTGTTCGTCAATGAGGTGATTTTGTATCTTGCGGTGGCGGCTGTGGGCACCTTCGCCACACCAAGCTATGAGCTTAGTCTGGCGAACCGTTTGGCCCGGCTTGGGCTTCTTCTTGCAGCGGCGATCTTCAAGGTGCCCGGTCTTATCATAGGCTCTACCTTACTCGTGCTTATGCTCGCGCTCCAGAGGTCTTACAACACGCCGTATTTATGGCCGTTTATTCCGTTCAACGCCAAAGCGATGGCTGACATTATGGTAAGACGTCCGTTCATGTCCATGAAAACGCGTCTAAGTATCACCAAACCGACGGATAGTACGAGGCAGCCCCAGCCTTAA
- a CDS encoding stage V sporulation protein AB: protein MEILDVLLLSLIGVGGGLVVGSGMVAFLVVLDVIPRLAQVTRSYNHIRWYETAVIIGSLFFTLTDFFEWTYFLFPMAAALFGLFAGGFVGMLAAALTEVINVLPILAKRIGMESFMIWLLMAMIFGKVIGSLMDWLGVLR, encoded by the coding sequence ATCGAGATCCTTGACGTACTGCTTCTAAGTTTAATCGGAGTTGGCGGTGGCCTGGTGGTCGGCAGCGGTATGGTAGCGTTTTTGGTCGTGCTGGATGTCATTCCTAGGCTAGCCCAAGTCACCCGATCGTATAACCACATCCGATGGTATGAAACGGCCGTGATCATCGGTTCGTTGTTTTTTACTCTGACGGATTTTTTTGAATGGACTTACTTCTTATTTCCAATGGCAGCGGCATTGTTCGGTCTGTTTGCAGGAGGCTTTGTCGGGATGCTGGCCGCGGCGCTGACGGAAGTCATTAATGTGCTGCCGATTTTGGCCAAGCGGATTGGAATGGAGTCTTTCATGATTTGGCTTCTTATGGCGATGATTTTCGGTAAAGTTATCGGATCGCTCATGGACTGGCTGGGTGTGTTGAGGTGA
- a CDS encoding stage V sporulation protein AA, translating into MQRASVPSLYIRLRKKMRVSRGEPVYLGQIAQLLTEPEYEHKLQMLELYRPHENDGSVVLVDMMLIVRKVKELYPSMQIEHFGEPHALIEIHGRTKPPSVLLIVLVWLLLFVGSGLAIMNFHADVSMAEVHQHIYKLLTGKQTEHPLLLQIPYSIGIGLGMITFFNHLFKKKFNEEPSPLEVEMFMYQENVNQYVITEEYGKIQEKKREEGETSHRDP; encoded by the coding sequence ATGCAGCGCGCTTCTGTTCCATCCCTGTATATACGATTGCGCAAAAAAATGCGAGTAAGTCGCGGCGAACCGGTATACTTGGGACAAATTGCACAATTGTTAACGGAGCCCGAATATGAACATAAGCTGCAAATGCTGGAACTGTACCGTCCTCATGAAAACGATGGGAGCGTCGTACTGGTCGATATGATGCTGATTGTCCGTAAAGTGAAGGAACTTTACCCTTCGATGCAAATCGAGCATTTTGGAGAGCCGCATGCCTTGATCGAGATCCATGGACGGACGAAGCCTCCAAGCGTGCTGCTGATCGTGCTCGTTTGGCTGCTGCTTTTTGTGGGATCGGGGTTGGCTATTATGAACTTTCATGCGGACGTAAGCATGGCGGAGGTCCATCAGCACATTTATAAGCTGCTCACCGGGAAGCAGACAGAGCATCCGCTGCTGCTGCAAATACCTTATTCCATTGGAATCGGTCTCGGGATGATTACGTTTTTCAACCATTTATTTAAGAAAAAATTCAATGAAGAACCGAGTCCGCTAGAAGTGGAGATGTTCATGTATCAAGAGAACGTCAATCAATATGTCATTACGGAAGAATACGGAAAGATCCAGGAAAAGAAACGTGAGGAGGGGGAGACTTCCCATCGAGATCCTTGA
- a CDS encoding DUF378 domain-containing protein, which translates to MTKIALTLVIIGALNWLLVGLFEWDLVTAMLGGDVHRESSGISRIVYTLVGLAGLYCIGLLFRDDVRAR; encoded by the coding sequence ATGACAAAAATCGCTTTAACGCTCGTCATCATCGGGGCGCTGAACTGGCTGCTTGTGGGGTTGTTTGAATGGGACTTGGTGACGGCGATGCTAGGTGGAGACGTTCACCGTGAGTCTTCCGGAATTAGCCGCATTGTGTATACGTTGGTTGGTCTTGCAGGTCTGTACTGCATTGGATTGTTATTCAGGGATGACGTTAGGGCCCGATAA
- the sigF gene encoding RNA polymerase sporulation sigma factor SigF, with product MDVDLKHASHSYLDDAEVKRLIALSQSGDTLARETLVNCNIRLVWSVVQRFLNRGYEAEDLFQIGCIGLLKSVDKFDLSYEVKFSTYAVPMIIGEIQRFLRDDGTLKVSRSLKELANKIRKTKDELSKRNGRLPTIKEVAEELQISPEDVVFAQEANKPLSSIHETVFENDGDPITLMDQIADDAQDKWFDKLALNEAIVSLSERERLIVYLRYFRDQTQSEVAARLGISQVQVSRLEKKILQSIKNQIAQ from the coding sequence ATGGATGTGGATTTGAAGCACGCCTCTCACAGTTATTTGGACGATGCCGAAGTCAAGCGCTTGATCGCGTTAAGCCAATCGGGAGATACGCTGGCCAGAGAAACGCTGGTGAACTGTAATATTCGACTCGTTTGGTCGGTCGTACAGCGGTTTCTAAACCGCGGCTACGAAGCCGAGGATTTATTCCAGATCGGCTGTATCGGGCTGTTGAAGTCTGTTGACAAGTTTGATCTTTCGTATGAAGTGAAGTTCTCAACTTACGCCGTGCCGATGATTATTGGAGAGATTCAGCGATTCCTGCGGGACGACGGTACGCTTAAGGTCAGCCGTTCGCTCAAGGAGTTGGCCAACAAAATCCGTAAAACCAAGGACGAGCTCTCCAAACGGAATGGCCGCTTGCCCACCATTAAGGAAGTGGCGGAGGAGCTCCAAATCTCTCCCGAGGATGTGGTTTTTGCCCAGGAGGCGAACAAGCCGCTGTCCTCAATCCACGAAACCGTCTTCGAGAATGATGGGGATCCAATCACGTTAATGGATCAAATTGCCGATGACGCGCAGGACAAGTGGTTCGATAAGCTTGCGCTGAATGAGGCGATCGTTTCTTTAAGCGAACGGGAGCGACTGATCGTGTATTTAAGATATTTCCGCGATCAGACGCAGTCGGAGGTCGCAGCCCGTCTCGGTATTTCACAAGTGCAGGTATCCCGGCTGGAGAAAAAAATACTGCAATCCATCAAGAACCAAATTGCGCAGTGA
- the spoIIAB gene encoding anti-sigma F factor: MSERNFMTLQFASRSENESFARVTVAAFVSQLDPTLNELTDIKTVVSEAVTNSIIHGYDNRPDGVVTISTQIEGDTIFIMVEDQGAGIEDLDLAKQPLYTSKPELERSGMGFTIMENFMDEIEVTTALGTGTTIRMKKRIESKKALFN, translated from the coding sequence ATGAGTGAACGGAACTTTATGACGCTGCAGTTTGCAAGCCGCTCTGAGAACGAATCGTTCGCACGCGTAACCGTTGCCGCATTCGTATCTCAGCTCGATCCGACCCTGAATGAGCTAACCGACATCAAAACCGTCGTTTCCGAGGCCGTTACCAATTCCATTATCCACGGATACGATAATCGTCCGGATGGCGTGGTGACCATTTCCACACAAATCGAAGGGGATACCATTTTTATTATGGTGGAGGACCAAGGAGCGGGGATTGAGGATCTAGATCTGGCTAAGCAGCCGCTGTATACCTCCAAACCGGAGCTGGAACGCTCGGGCATGGGCTTTACGATCATGGAAAATTTTATGGATGAGATTGAGGTCACTACCGCACTTGGCACAGGCACCACCATCAGAATGAAGAAGCGAATTGAATCGAAAAAAGCTTTATTCAATTAG
- the spoIIAA gene encoding anti-sigma F factor antagonist: protein MSLRIELEHYRKTLIVRLHGELDHHTADTVKTKMEDAILRGNSSHIILSLKDLTFMDSSGLGVILGRYKLITAKGGKMVVCDVNPSVYRLLEMSGLFKILSIQDNERKAIQSLEVVS from the coding sequence TTGAGTTTGAGAATCGAACTTGAACATTATCGCAAGACGCTGATCGTACGGCTTCACGGCGAGCTTGACCATCATACGGCAGATACCGTGAAAACGAAGATGGAAGATGCGATCCTTAGGGGCAACAGCAGCCATATCATTTTAAGCTTGAAGGATCTGACCTTCATGGACAGTTCAGGACTCGGAGTCATTCTGGGGCGGTATAAGCTGATTACGGCTAAAGGCGGAAAAATGGTTGTATGTGACGTAAATCCGTCCGTTTACCGTCTTCTTGAGATGTCGGGCTTATTCAAAATTTTGTCCATCCAGGATAACGAAAGAAAAGCGATTCAAAGTTTGGAGGTCGTATCATGA
- a CDS encoding D-alanyl-D-alanine carboxypeptidase family protein yields the protein MISKVFKLGLSIQLLLLLILPAAMAEESKANQPIDLAPNSTSAVVIDADTGTVIFEKNKDAKLPPASITKIMTMLLVMEALDQGKIKMDEKVRTSEYAASMGGSQIFLEPGEEMTVEDMLKGIAMASGNDASVAVAEKISGSEEAFVRMMNERAEQLGMKSTHFVNPNGLPAQNHYSSAYDIALMSKELLKHEEITKFTGLYQDYLRKETPKPFWLVNTNKLVRFYSGADGLKTGYTSEAKFCLSATAKRENLRVISVVMGEPNTKTRNAEVTRLFDYAFSQFTNLPIYRTGDTMGEMKVGKGEVPVVPLTAKQPYSVLLKKGDAGSGIRHEVQLLPDLKAPLALGQPIGKLVVYKDDQVLTEFTLESPVEVKKAGLWTLTKRTAKRMLFLD from the coding sequence ATGATCAGCAAAGTTTTCAAACTAGGATTATCCATTCAGCTTTTGCTTCTTCTTATACTACCTGCTGCAATGGCAGAGGAAAGCAAAGCTAACCAGCCGATTGATCTGGCGCCGAATTCGACCTCTGCCGTAGTCATCGATGCGGATACCGGGACCGTCATTTTTGAGAAAAATAAAGATGCCAAACTGCCCCCGGCCAGTATCACTAAAATTATGACCATGCTGCTGGTTATGGAGGCATTGGATCAAGGTAAAATCAAGATGGACGAGAAAGTGCGCACCAGCGAATACGCAGCCTCGATGGGCGGATCGCAAATTTTCTTAGAGCCGGGAGAGGAAATGACGGTCGAAGACATGCTGAAAGGCATAGCAATGGCTTCCGGCAACGACGCTTCAGTGGCTGTTGCTGAAAAGATATCCGGTTCCGAGGAAGCGTTTGTTCGGATGATGAATGAGCGCGCAGAGCAGCTTGGCATGAAAAGTACCCATTTTGTCAATCCGAACGGTCTGCCAGCACAAAACCATTATTCATCGGCTTACGATATTGCGCTGATGTCCAAAGAACTGCTGAAGCATGAAGAAATCACTAAATTTACAGGCCTTTATCAGGACTATCTGAGAAAAGAAACGCCCAAACCATTCTGGCTGGTCAATACGAACAAACTGGTTCGCTTTTACAGCGGTGCAGATGGGCTTAAAACCGGGTATACAAGCGAGGCGAAATTCTGTCTGTCGGCTACAGCCAAAAGAGAGAATCTTCGTGTCATCTCAGTTGTCATGGGGGAACCTAACACCAAGACACGCAATGCGGAGGTCACGAGGCTGTTCGATTACGCCTTCTCCCAGTTTACAAATCTCCCGATATACAGAACCGGTGACACAATGGGAGAAATGAAAGTAGGCAAGGGCGAGGTTCCTGTCGTTCCTCTGACGGCCAAGCAACCCTACAGTGTCCTGCTCAAGAAAGGTGATGCCGGCAGCGGTATTCGCCATGAGGTGCAGTTATTGCCTGACTTGAAGGCGCCGCTCGCTCTCGGTCAGCCTATTGGTAAGCTCGTCGTGTATAAAGATGATCAGGTACTTACCGAGTTCACGCTGGAATCGCCCGTCGAGGTGAAGAAAGCCGGCTTGTGGACGTTAACGAAGCGGACAGCCAAACGCATGCTCTTCCTGGATTGA
- a CDS encoding YhcN/YlaJ family sporulation lipoprotein gives MMKTRPKKLSATGIVLCCLLTLTVGCTNPQQGQGNGQQVQQQAAPNQSFRPMSETEERVEIADQAASKIVSEVPSIKSANVLVTRRNAYVAAVLENSQAQMTQEVENQIAEKVRATDANIQNVYVSVNPDFVGRVNSYVNDVQAGRPISGFVKEFSEMVRRIFPNAR, from the coding sequence ATGATGAAAACTCGACCCAAAAAGCTAAGCGCTACCGGTATAGTTCTATGCTGCCTGCTAACACTTACTGTCGGTTGTACGAATCCGCAGCAAGGACAAGGCAATGGGCAGCAGGTTCAGCAGCAAGCTGCGCCTAACCAATCTTTTCGTCCCATGAGTGAGACGGAAGAGAGAGTTGAAATCGCCGATCAGGCGGCAAGCAAAATTGTTTCCGAGGTGCCAAGTATCAAATCGGCGAATGTGTTAGTGACCCGCCGCAACGCTTATGTTGCTGCTGTGCTGGAGAATAGCCAAGCCCAAATGACACAGGAAGTCGAAAATCAGATCGCAGAGAAGGTACGGGCGACCGATGCAAACATCCAGAACGTGTACGTCTCGGTTAACCCCGATTTTGTAGGCCGGGTAAACAGCTACGTGAACGATGTGCAGGCGGGCAGACCGATATCGGGCTTTGTGAAGGAATTTTCCGAAATGGTTCGAAGAATTTTTCCTAACGCAAGGTAA
- a CDS encoding pyrimidine-nucleoside phosphorylase: MRTVDIIHKKRDGGELTTEELDFLIEGYTRGDIPDYQMSAWAMAVFFNGMTARETADLTMAMVRSGDQVNLSSIPGIKVDKHSTGGVGDTTTLILAPLVAAAGIPVAKMSGRGLGHTGGTIDKLESIPGFEVERTKEQFLCQVRDIGLAVVGQSGNMTPADKKLYGLRDVTATVESIPLIASSIMSKKMASGADAIVLDVKTGRGAFMKSLDDSIRLAQAMVDIGTEVGRETVAIITNMDEPLGPSIGNAIEVQEAIETLKGQGPAELTELCLELATHMILLGGKAQNETEAKQLVAGLLTNGEALAKLKQLIEAQGGDAGITDNPERLPGAAYRVLVPSPAGGSVAGIDTEGLGVTAMLLGAGRATKDDPIDLAVGIKLFKRVGDTVVAGEPLAELYLNRDVPAETARMRESITAAFTITEAPASKLKLIYAVVTNNGVRYM, translated from the coding sequence GTGAGAACAGTCGACATTATACATAAGAAAAGGGACGGCGGCGAGCTGACAACGGAAGAGCTCGATTTCTTAATTGAAGGCTACACTCGGGGGGATATACCGGATTACCAAATGTCCGCATGGGCCATGGCGGTGTTCTTTAACGGAATGACGGCGCGGGAGACGGCTGATCTTACCATGGCGATGGTCCGCTCGGGCGACCAAGTGAATTTGAGCTCGATCCCCGGCATCAAGGTCGATAAGCATAGTACCGGCGGCGTCGGCGATACGACAACATTGATTCTTGCGCCGTTGGTAGCGGCCGCGGGCATACCGGTAGCTAAGATGTCGGGGCGGGGGCTCGGGCACACCGGAGGAACGATTGATAAGCTGGAGTCGATTCCAGGCTTTGAAGTAGAGCGCACAAAAGAACAGTTTCTATGCCAGGTAAGGGACATCGGACTTGCCGTTGTGGGTCAATCCGGCAATATGACACCGGCGGATAAGAAGCTGTACGGGCTGCGTGATGTAACAGCAACGGTGGAGTCCATACCACTGATAGCGAGCTCTATTATGAGCAAGAAAATGGCCTCAGGCGCAGACGCAATCGTATTGGATGTGAAGACAGGCCGGGGAGCGTTCATGAAATCACTGGACGATTCTATTCGTCTGGCTCAGGCGATGGTGGATATTGGTACGGAGGTTGGTCGAGAGACGGTCGCGATCATCACCAATATGGATGAACCGCTCGGTCCGTCTATCGGCAATGCTATCGAAGTGCAAGAGGCCATAGAGACGCTGAAAGGGCAGGGACCTGCTGAGCTGACGGAGCTTTGTCTGGAGCTTGCGACGCATATGATCCTTCTCGGAGGCAAGGCGCAGAACGAAACGGAAGCGAAGCAGTTGGTTGCCGGACTGCTGACGAACGGCGAGGCGCTGGCTAAGCTGAAGCAGTTGATAGAGGCGCAGGGCGGCGATGCCGGGATTACTGATAACCCTGAGCGATTGCCTGGGGCAGCGTATCGTGTGCTCGTACCTTCCCCGGCTGGAGGCAGCGTTGCCGGGATTGATACGGAGGGGCTGGGAGTCACAGCCATGCTGCTCGGCGCAGGGCGCGCCACCAAGGATGACCCTATCGATTTGGCGGTCGGCATCAAGCTGTTCAAGCGGGTGGGTGATACCGTAGTAGCGGGAGAGCCGCTCGCGGAGCTGTATTTAAACCGCGATGTGCCGGCAGAGACGGCACGCATGCGGGAGAGTATAACTGCCGCATTCACCATTACGGAAGCTCCGGCTTCGAAATTAAAGCTGATCTATGCCGTGGTCACTAATAACGGCGTGCGCTATATGTAG
- a CDS encoding cupredoxin domain-containing protein, producing the protein MQKWAMFSLIIVACLLGAGVLFQDISARQAEMAQQEAAGPQLRFVATNYQFDQAEYTVKAGEKVTVSLVNKEGLHAMEIVGTSVKLDNNTKTMEITFDKPGEYQVHCSLPCGPGHAEMITKLIVQ; encoded by the coding sequence ATGCAAAAGTGGGCAATGTTTTCACTAATTATCGTCGCTTGTCTCCTCGGTGCGGGAGTGCTGTTCCAGGATATCTCGGCACGTCAGGCGGAGATGGCGCAGCAAGAAGCGGCTGGTCCGCAGCTGAGGTTCGTTGCTACGAACTATCAGTTTGATCAAGCGGAGTATACCGTGAAAGCTGGCGAGAAAGTGACCGTTTCGTTGGTAAACAAGGAAGGTCTGCATGCGATGGAAATCGTAGGCACCAGCGTGAAACTTGACAACAACACGAAGACCATGGAAATCACGTTCGACAAACCGGGCGAGTATCAGGTTCATTGTTCGTTGCCATGCGGTCCAGGCCATGCAGAGATGATAACAAAGCTGATCGTTCAATAA
- a CDS encoding flagellar protein, which yields MLKVANCPKCGKVFQKNVRNLCQDCMKTVDHGYDLCDGFLRSHPKATTDELHQVTGVTQTEIISFIKNNRLPVSIYPNLTYPCNSCSAPIRQQHLCSSCRIRIISDIHQLKEQEAKLQERSGFQIRERFSRT from the coding sequence ATGTTGAAGGTTGCCAACTGTCCGAAATGCGGTAAGGTATTTCAAAAAAACGTAAGAAACCTTTGCCAGGATTGCATGAAAACGGTGGATCACGGTTATGACCTGTGCGACGGATTTCTGCGGAGCCATCCGAAAGCGACGACAGATGAACTTCATCAAGTTACCGGAGTAACCCAGACCGAGATCATATCGTTTATTAAGAACAACAGGCTGCCTGTAAGTATTTATCCGAATTTAACTTACCCCTGCAATTCTTGCAGTGCGCCGATTCGTCAGCAACATTTGTGCAGCTCTTGCCGTATCCGTATTATCTCGGATATCCATCAGTTGAAGGAGCAAGAGGCTAAGCTTCAAGAACGCAGCGGGTTTCAGATACGTGAGCGATTCAGTAGAACATAA
- a CDS encoding SRPBCC family protein encodes MPVIKTELYINAPIEVCFDLARSIDIHAESTSQTKEIAVGGVTSGLIELGQSVTWEAVHFGIKQRLTAKITEFERPYYFVDEMVEGAFKSFRHIHQFTATGQGVLMMDVFDYVSPLGWIGKLADKLFLERYMRDFLTKRNRYMKQVAEQSQSRDG; translated from the coding sequence ATGCCAGTGATTAAAACTGAACTTTACATTAACGCACCCATTGAGGTCTGCTTTGATCTAGCGAGGAGCATAGACATTCATGCAGAGTCCACCTCACAGACGAAGGAAATTGCTGTAGGGGGGGTTACAAGCGGTCTCATCGAATTGGGACAGTCGGTTACTTGGGAAGCTGTCCATTTTGGTATAAAACAGCGTTTGACGGCCAAGATTACAGAATTTGAGCGTCCCTATTACTTTGTAGATGAAATGGTTGAAGGAGCATTCAAAAGCTTTAGACACATACACCAATTTACTGCTACCGGCCAAGGAGTATTGATGATGGATGTGTTCGACTATGTATCTCCGCTTGGATGGATAGGAAAGCTGGCTGATAAGCTTTTTTTAGAAAGATATATGAGGGATTTTTTGACAAAGCGTAATCGATATATGAAGCAGGTAGCGGAGCAGAGTCAGAGCAGGGATGGCTAG